A stretch of DNA from Hippopotamus amphibius kiboko isolate mHipAmp2 chromosome 5, mHipAmp2.hap2, whole genome shotgun sequence:
acataaaACAAGGGGAAGAAGAGctctttagtttaaaaaaaaagtcatctactGAGTAGGGGAGAACGAAGGCTGAGAGTGTGCGAGCTCCATGCTGGTTGTGGGTTGGGGCAGGGGACAGGATGTGGCAGGCAGCCTGggtggctgtgtgtgcaggttgagGTGAGCTAAGCATGTGCGGGCATTAGCTGCATGGACAGCTGAGCCTGGGAAAAGAAACCCACACCCTGTGGgtcagggggaaaaaatgtgaCACTCTCCACAGTTGTAGCTGATGGGTGCCatcaatttagaaagaaaatgaagtgatTTTGGAATATTAATGAATAAGTTTTTAATTCCATGGTTTAtgagtttgaaagaaaaattaagtcctttttcttatttcaggacttctcagagccttgccTATTCCCATTTACACTGTGACTGACCCAACATATTTGGCACCAAATATTTTCACTGTGCCATAAACATCATTTGGGGGATTTCTCTCAATGTGAAGGATTCTTTACAGACAAACATTGTAGGAATGCTACTTGGACATGATTCTAACATGGTCACAGTTCTCCATGTGATCACTTGGGCAGTTAACTTCATCCAAAATGACCAGAGGACCAAACCTCTTCCCCTACAGCCTCTCTGAACAACAACTGACATCAGGAGGTGGCAGGAGACCAGAGGGGCCCTCCAGCCCAAGATGAGTCACAGGCCCCCTAAGTGCATTACTCCCCATCAGAACTTTCCAGCTTCTCTCTTTCCAGGCCGTCCCATAGATGGGCGTAATCTCCTGCCCAGTGCCCAGGCTTTTATCCTCAGGGAGGAGTTGGAGGGTCTGCTGAGCAATTTGTCAGCTGCCTCCCCAGTAGGGATTCCCTCCTTGTTGACAGAGAACAGCAGGTTTATTCAGTTTCTCTTCCCCCCTGGGTGTCCCATGGGCCTTGGGAGAAGCTGACTCCAGACCTAGCTGTGAAAACTGGCCTCAgtggtggaggaggtggcatgAGTGTCACCAGGAGGCTCCCCGTCCTGGTCCCTGATGCTGCAGGAATGAGCATGTCCCCCACATGGACcagtgaagagaaaggaaaggtctggctgcaggggaggtgggagaggtctctcctctcctcctcccaactGAGAGTGAAGCCAAGTCCCAAGGGCGGCAGAGCAAGAGGCTGGCAGGGTTGCCAGTCCCTAGCCCCTGGGCAACTTCACCCCAAAGCCTCCACCCTCCCAGCTCCAGGGGCCATCCCCTGTCCTTGTTGTTGAAGGCATGTGAGCTGGGGTTTCAGTCTCATGCAGCAGGACCATCCTCACCCCTGCAAGGTCCCATGTATCCCAGGCAGAAAGTGCTTCTAAGATCACTTAGAGACTCTTAAAAGAATGAAGTCTTTCTTCCGTTTGTGTGCCCCAAGCTGAGCAGGTTTCCTCTTCCTCCACTTTTTTTGTGGCGAAAAGGCTAAAATGGCTGAAGTATCCAATATAATGTTGATTAAAggtgatgacagccattctgccTTGCTCTCAACTTTAATGAAAATCCTTCCTTAGTCTTAACAGTAAATTAGatgtttttctggattttttttatagttgcACTTCATGGCGTTAAGCTTGTTCCTTTCGGTGACTAGTttctaagaggtttttttttttttaacattcgtAATAGCTACTGAACTTTGTTGAATATGTTTTGAATCCACTGAGGCATTAATGTAGATTTTATGGTTATTCTGTTAATATGACAAATTACTcctaataaagtttttatttagaattttccttGCATTCTTGGGGTAAATCCtcactttttaagaatttttttacaCTATTAAGTTCAATTTCTAAAATTGTAtcctattctatttcattttatttttattttatctgcaTCTATGATCTTAAATTGACTAAAGTTTTCTTTCCTGTCCTGTTCTTGTCCATTAGTCATTTCAGATTATAGGTATACAGATTATTCTAAATTTGCAAAATGAGTTGGGTAGTCTTTCACTTCCACTAAGATATTTTGAATAAGTTAAAGGTGGCTGAAGACAGTGATATTTCCTTGTTAAACTGTCTGGAACTGTTGTCTTTTTGAGAAGAAACCTTTTCATTACTGATTCCTTTTCTTaggcaaacaataaatactgattGATCAAAGAACCaatgactggatggatggatgaaggacttatttttaaagaaatccatTGTGTTACTCTTGTTCTCTTAAGGATATACTTTGAGCAGCTtttggttcacagcaaaattgagagggaggAATAGACCTTTCCCACATAGCCCACGCCCCACACGTGCCCAGCCTCCCCCATTCCCGTCACCACTCCCCAGAGGGGGACCTTtgctacaactgatgaacctacattgaaaCATCATTATGATCTGAAGCACACAGTTCACAGTAGGGCTCCCTCCTGATAGTGCTCATTCTATGGTTTTGGACAAGTATCATAACATTTGCCTGGCATTATGGTGTCatccagagtattttcactgccctaaaattcctctgtgcCCTACATATTCATCTTTACCTCCTTCCccaacccctagcaaccactggtCTTCTACCAGcttttcagttttactttttctggaatgtcatatagttggaatcgtATAGTATGTAGTTTTTTCAGATTGAAATCTTTCACTTATCAGTacgcatttaagtttcttccacatgtcttttcatggtttgatagcttatttcttttatttatttattataaatttatttatttattggctgcattgggtcttcattgctatgtgggctttctcaagttgagAAGAGGGGgcctacttttcattgtggtacacaggcttctcactgaggtggcttctcttgttgcggaacatggccTCTAGGcccatgagcttcagtagttgtggcatgtgggctcaatagttgtggcttacaggctctagagtgcaggctcagtagttgtggcacatgggcttagttgctctgtggcgtgtgggatcttcctggaccagggctcgacctcgtgtcccctgcattggcaggtggattcttaaccactgcaccatgagggaaatcctttatttcttttattactagATAATATTCTGCTATTTGAagtatcacagtttattttttcGTTCACCTAAAGGGCATCTTAGTCGCTTTTGGGTTTGGGCCATTATAAATGAACCTGCTATAATATCTTTGTGCAGGTGATTGTGTGAACCTAAGTGGTCAACCCCTTTGTGTACATACCAAGAAAGTTGATTGCTGCATGTATACTATGAGTAGATTTAGCTTTGTAAGGAACTGCTAACCTGTCTTCCTAAGTGGCTTTTCTAGTTTTCATTCCGACCGGCAGTAGATGAGGGATCCTATTgctttacatcctcaccagcattttgtGCTGTCAGCATTGCAGATTTGCCCTTCTAATAGatttgtagtggtatctcattgttgtccTCATCTGCACttctctgatgacatatgatatgCAGCATCTTTTCATAAGGTTATTTGCCATCCGTATATCTTCTCCGTTTTTCTCTTAAAAGCTTTGGCCCACTTTTTATTTGGTTGCTGAATTTTTAACAATTCTTTGCATGTTCGAATAACAGTGCCTTCAGCTATgtctcttgcaaatattttctcccattctgtggctggtcttttcatttcctggaaagtatttttcacagagcacatgttattatttttaaggtaATCCAATGTACCAATCATGTGAAtttcccagctctgcccactgaAAGGACATAGAATCAATGAtctcagtagcaatgagcacaccaaGCACTGCAGCTTGGTTTCTAACAAGCATACCCTACTTGAAGGAGCTAAGGCTCCTTGGCTCTTTCCAAGGGCTAAGGCAGGGGAAGTACAAGATGAAGCTAGACATCATCTTGttcaagaaaataaggaaatgcacAAAGAATGATGGGAATATGTTAAGAGGACTCAAGAGCAAACTAAAAGTAACCCCATGGTCAAATATGATACAAACtgaatatcaatatatataacaataatcATGGAGTATAaccattaaataaaatgttaataaattagttcttattaatattaattagtaaactgataataaacaaataagaaagcaaaaaagggaaACTCCACCTCAGAGTAAAAGCCCAATGAATAATTGTggaagaaatgatacaaatacaAAATCACCTTTTCATAACTATCCTAGTTGTCTGAGATTTCAGACAGCTGTTGTCTGAATTAAAGCAGGATTTGTCAGTAGACGACAATGCTAGTTTGcttatttatatatctatctatatactgGGTGacttgggttttcattgctgtctgtgggctttctctagttgtgaagagcggggtctactcttcatcatggtgtgcaggcttttcactatggtggcgtctcttgttgtggaactcgggctctaggtgttcaggcttcagtaattgtggcacacaggctcaatagttgtggctcacaagctctagagcacagcctcagtagttgtggctcatgggcttagttgctccaagacatgtgggatcttcctggacagggacttgaacccatgtccactgcaatggcaggcagactctcaacaaCTGTGCCATAAGGGAAGTCCCGAGAAAGAGATTTAAGTGGAAGAACGGTGGTGACTAAATCTCAAAATATCCCACTACAAATTGGCAATCAATTACAAAGGGAAAGATGAGGCCTTGTCCTGGAGACACCAGACAGCGGCCGACATGAGCAGGCAATCAAGGTGAAGGTCACCATGGGTGGGAGGGGCCGACATCACGTGCCCCTGATGTGATGCACTGAAGGAGCAGAGCCTCACTTCTGTGATAACCTTGCTAAGAATCACCAGATGCACCCAGACAGAGAGCCACTCCACAGACTCCAAGTCCTGCACTCTGGAAACTAGCAGGACGTGAAAGGCAGGGAGATACTAGGGAAACTTTCAGATTAGTAGATACTTAAGACACATGATAGCTAAATGACTAGGTGTTTCTGAGCAGTATCTGCACCGATAATCAAAGCCACATTTAACGGACTGCTGGTAAAATCATAAAAAGTTCTGTGGCTTGGAGAAGAGGGACTTATCAGAACTGATTTCTTAAATTGGTGATGATGCAGACAGGTGTCTGCGTCTTGTCTACAGCTGACTCTCAAATGGATCAGAAAGTCACTAATGACAGTAAGAATAGACAGAGCTGGAGACACAGTGTTGGAGCAAATGCAGTGAGCAAATGCTAATTAAGGGATCTGCTTTAGGGGGATTGTGTGATTCTTTGTGTGATTCTCACAACTTCtctgtgaatttaaaaatatttcaccataaattatttaagaaaaaaaaagttatgcctTCGATGATACCATTGGTCACCTTCAAGATTCCCATTACAGTCTTTGCaggaatgtatttaaaaattaatctggaCTGACCaggtaaatctatagagacagtaGCGGATTGGTGGCTGTAAGGgtctgggggcagaggggaaacAGATGACCCTTTAGGGTCTGGCCTCATTTAGGGCTGATAAAAATGCATTGGAACTaggtagaggtggtggttgcacaacatggtGGTTACACCAAATTCTACTCAAGTACACCTGAAAGTCATTCATTTTCTGTTATGTAAATTTCACCTCCTTAAAACAATTTCCCAAACAAACTAATTTAGAGTGAATTGTTGTTCCAGTTGCTGATTTCCTTGGCCAACAGGCTTAGCATTTCCTTCAATAAACGTATTGTCATTGGTTTTGCAAGTACATTTGGAGTGGGATGGCTTTATGAATCTCTGTGTCTCtctatctcccctcccccagctataTCCCCATCCTCCACCTCCACACTCTCCTCTCCTGGTCTTAGTGGTTTTACAGGCGCCTCCACGTGGCTCTTTCCTGGGCAAAGAGCCCAGAACCAACTGAACCTCTTGCAGAGAtactgggaaagggcagatctagCTGGAGATCTAGTCAGAGATCCAGGAGCACCTGGGCCATGTCCATCTTCTGCCTCCTACAGCGGGGCCCCAGGTCCAGCAGCAGATTTTCATCAGCCTCCTTTAGCTGGTGGTTGTTGGGTGGGTGGATGCATGTTGGTCCCCATGTGGTTGGCCAGCTCCTGAGCCCTTTCAACAGGTCCTGCTGTGGGAGACACAGGGGCTCCCAACTCCCACTTCAACCTTGAGCTTTAACCCACTGGCCATTTGCGTGTCATCCACATTTCTGGACCTTGGAAACATTGCTCTCTTATTTGAACTTGTGTgagccttttgtttttttctatgttATCCATGTTGCTATGAGCTGAATGCCAGGGAGATTTTCCCAGGAGGAGCTCACTGCAGCCTCTTCACCCGAAGTCAAAGGAGTATTTCTCAAAGTGGCTCAAGAGCCATCCCCTTCACCACGCCAATCAAAATCTCTCAGGTGCTTTCTAAGCTTTGAAAACTACTTAgattctgtgttttccttttatcaATTAGCAACTCCTTCCCTGCTGTTCTTTGCTGAGGAATTTCCTAGTAGATGTACATGTGGTTACCACCATCCTCCAAGGGGCTGTGAGTATCTGAGGGAGAGAATCAAGCCTCCCAGAGCTGGGCCAACTGCCTGAGAATGGACTCTGCTCCTTccccagggcagaggctgggactGGTGCAAGAACCAAGAAAACTGCATTTAAAGTATTCCATTTAGCAGAAGTTCACAGTTTATTAATGAGCAGCAGTCATTCACCCTTAACAGGTGATGATGGTGGACAACCCCATCATCACCTTGGAGGTGGTAGGACTCTGGGTGGACACGGATGCCTGGAGTCTGTCCTGGGTGCTGTGCTCTGGGAGCCATGCCCTAGCTGGTCACTAGCGTTCCATTTATCACCACctgccatccccaccccctcaccctgcTCCCTACTGCTGGTCAAGGTGCTTCATGATGAGCTGTTTACTCATGGGTTCTCTTCTCTGGGTGGATACCTGCAGGAACCACCATAATACACAATAGAGGCTAGTGGTGGTGTATTTACAAATCGCATCCCTAAAGGTGCTGCCCATGAGAAGGAAGGTGCAGGAAAAACTGGGGAGTCGGTGAGATGAATGAATGCTCCTGCAgtaaagaaaatgtttcatttttttgttctcAGGAACAAGGTTCTCCTGACATGAATGTGTAGATGCCACTCCTTGGTTTtggaccacccctcccctggcagatgggggagggggaggggctgcatgGCTCCAGCTGCCAAGCTTGCCCTCCAGAACTGAGGCAGAGACAACATCATGTCCATGCCTGTCCTGTGGGAGACAAAGAGCATGAGCGTCCTCCTGGTCCTGGGGAGGTCCCTCCACTTCTCTCTCTGGTGCTCAAAGCCCCTCTGCTCTTAACTCCTCATCTCCCTCATTCATCTTCACTTGGCCACAAGCACACTCCCTGTTTACAGGAGACAGGCTGGAGGCTCTGTGGGGACACATCTGGCAAGAACACACATACAAGTGGGTTTTACTATTGTCCCAACCTGAGCCCCCTCAGAGGCAAGGACAGGAAGAGCCAGAAATCTCTGAAAATAGCAAAGGGCAATGCAGGGAAATTTTCAGAGCAGTCCATCCATCTGAACCCTTGAGAAATTGTATAAGCCATGGGAAATGGCCCACATCTTCCACCTCACCTCCCTCTGTTTGTATCTCAAGCTTTTCTTGACCACACTGTTTTTTTCAAGTTTACAGAAGCAACATTTGAGTAGACAGTCTAAGCCATATTTTtcaggcagccatctgcaaggtGTCCGTCATCCTAGGGCACAGCTGAGTAACTTAGTGTAGGTCCCGACTCCACATCGGGTCTGGAGGGACAGGGACCCCTACTTGCCCAGATGACATCGTCTGTCTCAGCATCCTTTATGGGCTATTTGGTTTAGCCTACAGGTGAGGGAAATGTGATTCCCATGCCAACATCTGTGACAAGTGGAGAAAAATGCAGAACCTTATTGGAACATTGAAAATGCAGCTTTGGccttttcactcattcattcatttaagaatTACATGTAGGACCTTATAGTTTGAGTCCCACAGTGGTACCCCCGGAATGAATATGCAACAAGTACTATATACTTAAACCACACAGAGATCTACATGAGGTAAGTGATGGGGCAAAAGGAGAAAGACCTGTACCCGAGAGAGTCAGGAAGATGTGTGGGTAGACTCAGCTCTTCAGCTGAACCATGACATACTAATGTGGGACCCCAAGGAACAAGCAGGTGAGTCTGGAAGGTGAAAGGATGCACTGCTTGCAGAGGCGACCATGTGAGCAAAGACCCGGTCCTGCCCAATGCCCTGCAGTGTTCAAAACTCAGTGTGTGATGGCCTAGCACTGAgagggggagaggagaaaagaggttaaggggagggaagggcagaTGGGGAACAATTTCCTAAAACTCTGCTAAGGTGGGTAAATTTTATTCTGAAGGCAGGAATTCACAGAAGGGTTTTCAACAGGAAGTGAAAATGGAATCGGAGTGTGTTTAGTTGCCTATGCTGGAGGGCAGAGGGTGAACTGGAAAAGTCGAGGATAAAATTTTCCTAAAATCTACAACACCAGCAAAGAAAACCCACCTCTAGAGACTCACTTGAGGAAGGGAGTCCCCAGTGTGACTTTCTGAGCTGGCCTCATCAAGAAGGTCCACACACAGGCATTACTGTTCCTGAGGAAGTCAATGTCCCTGCCCCCCAGTCTGTGAAGAGACCTCTGcattccccctcccctctgaACAGAAGGTGAGGACATGGAGGTAGTTTTAGGCCTACAGGTGGCTGTGCCATTCATGGACCACCACGCTACTGGACCCTCCTAACTCCGCATCTGATAAAATGCAACATCATCTGAGTCTGATGGTCTCACAAACAATGTGGGCTTTATGCTTTACACTTTTCCTCTTTTCAGACCATTTTAAGGGACACTGATACACTATAATTTATACTTGGATGGTGGGAACTAGAAGAAATTTAACACATCCTCACCACACATTCTTTATCATCAAGCACATTGCCTGAAATTTAGTAGAGAGCTGGGCCAGCATCTCATTTCTGTGTCTGTAGAGGTTTTTCTTGTGCAGGCTTAGGCACCATAACAGTCCCAAGACAAGCCTCAGACAAATGAAAGTCCTTCTCATTATAAAGACCTTCAGAAGAGCTTCCAGTCACTCTCAGTGATGCCTGAGGTACCAACTCTGTGAAACGAGAACtctcaaactaaaaagaaacaaaccaaaccaaacacaacCCCCCTTCTCCCCAGAAAGCCCCAAAACCAAAAGCACAAATCCAGACCCAGGTAAAGAGACTTTATTCAAAATGATTATAGCAATAAACAGAAGGACCCAACCACAAGATTGGCAAGTACTGAAAGCTCAGGAGTGAGAAATCTTCCTTTGCAGGGAAGAGACAGGAGGCTGGAAAGGATGGAGGAGACAGGATGGGATGAGCAGGTGTGATCAGACAGGGGATCAGTGATGTCTCTCCTCATGGTCAGCTGATGCCAGAATAGTCTTCCAGGAATATTGTTCTCATTTGCGATGCTTGTCCACCCTTAGGTGTGAGGCAGGGATCACTAAGCTGTGAGATGGAGAGCAGATTAAGTAGAGTTTAGCAAGCATTTTCTTCCAATTGATATGTGGGGGGAAATTTCAGCTAATtcttaatgagaaaaaatatccaCTTTTGAGGGACTGTCTCTGGTTTGCTCTAGGTTACATGTGCCTAAGGGATTTTAATAAGAGCTGGGAGggaaattttatatttgagagGAAATGGCCACATTAtctagatgtaaaaaaaaattgtaaaagaattTTCATATCAGCTCTTTACAACCGACAGATCTGGGGATGCAGAAATGCTGGGATAGAGCTGGTGTGTGTTTCCAGAGTGGCTCACTGGGTCACACTGACCCGTGCTCACCTGGTGATGGTCAATGTTGTCTCAAAAGTCATGTAAACAGCCACATTCCCAGCTCTCACACAGTCATGCACAGACAGGGGAGGGGACATCAGCAAGTCGCTGCTGCCTCCTACCTACCCTGTGGATCctgaaagaaaatgatttgaTAGGAAGAAGCTGGGTGGTCAGACTTTCTGCTGTACTTGACAGTCATGACATTGGTAGAAGATCGATAGTCTTTGTCTGAAACGTCACAAATCTTCCCATAGCTAGAAGATCCTGGTGGTCCATCTAGAATTTCCACATACTCTTTACCACAGGTGAGCCTGTTGGAACAGAGGGAAACAGGCATGAGTGTTTTGCATTGAGGTCCCTCCTGCAGGCAGCCTTCCCCACGTGGGACTCGACACAATCACACAGCCCTGCTCACAAGACATCCCAGGCTGCTGCCCACAAGGAAGGAGAGTCATCACTCTGAAGAGGGGACAGTCACCCAGGGCCCCCCTCCACGAgaggacttcccctccccctgggctGCAGGTGACTTTCACATCTCCTGGGCAGCCCCACTTACGGCTCAGGGAAGCCCACACAGGACTTTGGGATCAGGAGCCACTGTCCTTCAGGTCACCCAAGAGTCACAATACAGCCAACCCTGAGGAATGTTTCCTGGGACAACAACCCCTGAGCCAGGAGAGGGCCCAGACATGAGAGCATGATGCCACTCCTGGTTCAGCCTCTGCATCCCTGGCAGGTGGGGCCCAGGACCCCAGCTCGGCC
This window harbors:
- the LOC130853766 gene encoding spermadhesin-1-like isoform X2 — its product is MKLSSAIPWALLLSSGHHKCGGIIKGEYGVIATYYGPETDCVWTIQMDPNYQIGITIPYLQLTCGKEYVEILDGPPGSSSYGKICDVSDKDYRSSTNVMTVKYSRKSDHPASSYQIIFFQDPQA